A DNA window from Camelina sativa cultivar DH55 chromosome 13, Cs, whole genome shotgun sequence contains the following coding sequences:
- the LOC104736475 gene encoding protein DOWNY MILDEW RESISTANCE 6 — MAAKLISTGLRLTTLPENYVRPLPDRPRLSEVSQLEDFPLIDLSSSDRSLLIQQLHQACARFGFFQVINHGINKQLIDDMVSVAHEFFSMSMEEKMKLYSDDPTRSTRLSTSFNVKKEEVNNWRDYLRLHCYPIHKYVNEWPSNPPSFKEIVSKYSREVREVGFKIEELISESLGLEKDYMKNVLGEQGQHMAVNYYPPCPEPELTYGLPAHTDPNALTILLQDTTVCGLQILIDGQWFVVNPHPDAFVINIGDQLQALSNGVYKSVWHRAVTNTENPRLSVASFLCPAECAVMSPAKPLWEDENDEAKPVYRDFTYAEYYKKFWSRNLDQEHCLENFRNND; from the exons ATGGCGGCAAAGCTGATATCCACCGGTCTCCGTCTCACTACTTTGCCGGAAAACTATGTCCGGCCACTCCCCGACCGTCCACGACTCTCCGAAGTATCTCAACTGGAAGATTTCCCTCTCATCGATCTCTCTTCCTCAGATCGATCTCTTCTCATCCAACAACTCCACCAAGCTTGCGCCCGGTTTGGTTTCTTCCAG gttataaATCACGGAATTAACAAACAACTAATAGATGATATGGTGAGTGTTGCGCATGAGTTCTTTAGCATGTCTATGGAAGAAAAAATGAAGCTATATTCAGACGATCCAACGAGGTCAACAAGATTATCGACGAGCTTCAatgtgaagaaagaagaagttaacAATTGGAGAGACTATCTTAGACTTCATTGCTATCCTATCCACAAGTACGTCAATGAGTGGCCTTCAAACCCTCCTTCATTCAA GGAAATAGTGAGTAAATACAGTAGAGAAGTAAGAGAAGTGGGATTTAAAATAGAGGAATTGATATCAGAGAGCTTAGGTTTAGAAAAAGATTACATGAAGAACGTGCTTGGTGAACAAGGTCAACACATGGCAGTTAACTATTATCCTCCATGTCCTGAGCCTGAGCTCACTTATGGTTTACCTGCTCACACTGACCCAAACGCACTCACCATCCTTCTCCAAGACACAACCGTTTGCGGTCTCCAGATCTTGATCGACGGTCAATGGTTCGTCGTTAACCCACATCCTGATGCTTTTGTCATCAACATTGGTGACCAATTACAG GCATTGAGTAACGGAGTATACAAAAGTGTTTGGCATCGAGCTGTAACAAACACCGAAAACCCAAGACTATCTGTCGCGTCGTTTCTGTGCCCAGCTGAATGTGCTGTCATGAGCCCGGCCAAACCTTTGTGGGAAGACGAGAACGACGAAGCGAAGCCAGTCTACAGAGACTTCACTTACGCAGAGTACTACAAGAAGTTTTGGAGTAGGAATCTGGACCAAGAACATTGCCTCGAGAACTTTCGGAACAACGACTAA
- the LOC104736476 gene encoding beta-glucosidase 32: protein MIIKLIALVITLCVASWDAAEGRSLRFSTTPLNRYSFPPNFSFGVASAAYQYEGAVEEGGRSPSIWDNFTHAFPERTNMDNGDIAVDFYHRYKDDIKLIKEMNMDSFRFSLSWSRILPSGKLSDGVNKEGVQFYKNLINELIENGIKPFITIYHWDIPQALDDEYGSFLSPRIIDDFRNYARFCFQEFGDKVNMWTTFNEPYVYSVAGYDAGNKAMGRCSKWVNSLCTAGDSGTEPYLVSHHLLLAHAAAVEEFRKCDKISQDAKIGIVLSPYWFEPYDIDSNADKEAVERALAFNTGWHLSPLVFGDYPESIKTNAGSRLPSFTKEQSIMVKNSFDFIGVNYYTARFVAHDLHVDLSRPRFMTDQRLQYKMTNRSGDNISSESDGSKILWSYPEGFRKILNYIKNKYNNPTIYITENGFDDYENGIVTREEILEDTKRIKYHHKHLQQLQKAITDDGCDVRGYFTWSLLDNFEWEHGYAVRFGLYYVDYADGLKRHAKNSAKWFKHFLQRSEKPMPLDLFKSVKNWWSALQMT from the exons atgataattaagctAATTGCACTCGTAATCACACTATGTGTAGCATCATGGGATGCTGCAGAGGGAAGATCTTTGAGATTTTCGACAACTCCACTAAATCGCTATAGCTTTCCTCCTAATTTTAGTTTTGGCGTTGCTTCTGCTGCTTACCAG TATGAAGGTGCAGTAGAAGAAGGAGGGAGGAGTCCGAGCATATGGGACAATTTTACACATGCATTCCCAG AAAGGACGAACATGGACAATGGGGATATTGCTGTAGACTTTTATCATCGTTATAAG GACGACATCAAACTAATAAAGGAAATGAATATGGATAGTTTCAGATTCTCCCTGTCCTGGTCAAGAATATTACCAA GTGGAAAGCTAAGTGATGGGGTCAATAAAGAAGGGGTTCAATTCTACAAGAATCTAATCAATGAACTTATCGAGAACG GTATAAAACCTTTTATAACAATTTATCATTGGGATATCCCTCAAGCACTTGATGATGAGTATGGTAGCTTTTTAAGTCCTCGAATCAT AGATGATTTTCGAAACTATGCAAGATTCTGTTTCCAGGAGTTTGGAGACAAAGTCAATATGTGGACAACCTTCAACGAGCCATATGTCTATAGCGTTGCGGGTTATGATGCAGGGAATAAGGCAATGGGTCGATGTTCAAAATGGGTAAACAGTTTGTGTACAGCTGGTGATTCAGGCACAGAGCCTTATTTAGTctctcaccatcttcttcttgctcatgCTGCTGCCGTTGAAGAGTTCAGGAAATGTGACAAG ATTTCACAAGATGCTAAGATAGGCATAGTGTTGTCTCCCTATTGGTTCGAACCATATGACATTGATTCCAATGCTGATAAAGAAGCAGTTGAGCGAGCTCTTGCTTTCAATACCGGTTG GCATCTCAGCCCTTTAGTATTTGGAGACTATCCAGAGTCGATTAAGACAAATGCTGGAAGTAGATTGCCTTCTTTCACCAAAGAGCAATCTATCATGGTTAAAAATTCATTTGACTTTATCGGAGTAAATTACTACACAGCACGGTTCGTTGCTCATGATCTTCACGTCGATCTTTCACGGCCTCGGTTCATGACCGATCAACGCCTCCAATACAAAA TGACAAATCGTAGCGGCGACAACATCTCATCAGAATCG GATGGATCCAAAATTCTCTGGTCATATCCGGAAGGCTTTCGAAAGATtctcaattatattaaaaacaaatataataatccAACTATTTACATTACTGAAAACG GTTTCGATGACTATGAAAATGGAATAGTGACACGTGAAGAGATATTAGAAGATACAAAGAGAATAAAGTACCACCACAAACATCTTCAGCAACTCCAAAAAGCCATCAC AGATGACGGGTGCGACGTGAGAGGCTATTTTACATGGTCGTTGTTGGATAATTTCGAATGGGAACATGGTTATGCAGTGAGGTTCGGTCTTTACTACGTTGACTATGCAGATGGTCTAAAACGACATGCTAAAAACTCAGCCAAATGGTTCAAACATTTTCTTCAAAGATCTGAAAAGCCAATGCCGTTGGATTTGTTTAAGAGTGTCAAGAATTGGTGGTCTGCATTACAGATGACTTAA